AGGCGGCCAACGTATGCCGGGAACTTTTGCAACGGATTCATACAGAGCGGTTAGACGCCACCATTTCGCTCAAGCCCTCTCACGTGGGCCTGGCCTTTGGCCGCGACTTTTGCTACAAAACCATTGCCGGAATTGTGCAAACGGCCCAACAGTTGGACCTGACTGTGGAAATTGATATGGAAGGCAGCGCGGATGTTGATGATACGCTCAGTATCTACCACCGGCTGCTGGATACCTTTGGCGGTGGCATTCGCCTGGCCCTCCAGGCTTACCTGTTCCGCACCCCCACCGACCTTGAGCGCATCATTGAACGAGGCGGCGCGGTGCGTTTGGTTAAAGGGGCCTACAATGAGGCGCCGGAGATTGCTTACCAGGGCAAACAAGAGATCAGGCAAACGGCCAAAGTATTGATGACCCAATTTTTCACCGGCCAGGCCCGCCAAAAAGGCGCTTACCTGGCCCTTGGCTCCCACGACCCGGTGCTGCTAGATTGGCTCATCCGCACCGCCGACGCGCAGCAAGTTCCCCGGAAACGATTT
This portion of the Anaerolineae bacterium genome encodes:
- a CDS encoding proline dehydrogenase family protein — protein: MLRHFFLRLSASKTARRLVTHFGPARRLARRFVAGETLAEAVAVVKKLNQHGLKAILNEVGEDVTTEAETIQAANVCRELLQRIHTERLDATISLKPSHVGLAFGRDFCYKTIAGIVQTAQQLDLTVEIDMEGSADVDDTLSIYHRLLDTFGGGIRLALQAYLFRTPTDLERIIERGGAVRLVKGAYNEAPEIAYQGKQEIRQTAKVLMTQFFTGQARQKGAYLALGSHDPVLLDWLIRTADAQQVPRKRFEVQMLLGVRRREQQRLADLGYQVRVYVPYGRAWYPYFMRRLAERPANVLLIGRAVFTK